A single window of Chondrinema litorale DNA harbors:
- a CDS encoding IS3 family transposase, with amino-acid sequence MRKRYNKELKTMIAELLLSGQHPNTVADEYGIHASTARLWKRQYNRSGSFYRLWYLLINPRRKGNSPFKKTVERGRIRTRHFKKGHKHLLCERQERYEFIEHHRGEFSVERMCKCLGVSRNAYYKWKRKWKEVTKVESRTATLKRKIRAIWKENRKVYGSPKITKILQRQGDLYHESYISRLMKEMGIKSLTRRKYVVTTDSRHSYQIHDNVLDRTFEVEQLGKVWVSDITYIRCNDQWLYLTSVIDLADRKVIGWSLSKEMTSQNTVYQAWINARKHREITEGFIFHSDRGVQYAAHQMSELFRLNIKVTQSMSRKGNCWDNAVAESFFRSIKCEMVYLNDFNYFQQVFQAIKEYIDWYNTNRIHQGLGYLTPIEKERILKNQVIKRAA; translated from the coding sequence ATGAGAAAAAGATATAACAAAGAATTGAAGACTATGATAGCTGAGTTGTTGTTATCGGGTCAACATCCCAATACTGTAGCTGATGAATATGGTATTCACGCAAGTACAGCCCGTTTGTGGAAAAGACAATATAATAGATCGGGAAGCTTTTACAGGCTCTGGTACCTCCTCATTAACCCAAGAAGAAAAGGAAATTCGCCGTTTAAAAAAACAGTTGAAAGAGGCAGAATTAGAACGAGACATTTTAAAAAAGGCCATAAGCATCTTCTCTGCGAACGACAGGAAAGGTATGAGTTCATAGAACATCATAGAGGAGAGTTTTCTGTTGAGAGGATGTGTAAGTGCCTTGGAGTCAGTAGAAACGCATATTATAAATGGAAGCGTAAATGGAAGGAGGTTACAAAAGTAGAGAGCAGGACGGCCACCCTTAAGAGAAAGATTAGAGCAATATGGAAAGAGAACCGTAAAGTCTATGGTAGTCCTAAGATTACCAAAATCCTTCAAAGGCAGGGGGATTTGTATCATGAGTCCTATATCTCTAGATTAATGAAAGAAATGGGTATTAAGAGCCTTACAAGACGTAAATATGTCGTGACCACTGATTCCAGGCATTCATATCAGATACATGACAATGTGCTTGACAGGACATTTGAGGTAGAACAATTGGGTAAGGTGTGGGTCTCAGATATCACATATATAAGATGCAATGACCAGTGGTTATATTTGACGTCTGTAATAGACTTGGCAGATAGAAAAGTAATAGGTTGGTCATTGAGCAAGGAAATGACAAGCCAAAATACCGTTTACCAAGCATGGATAAATGCCAGAAAGCACCGGGAAATTACCGAAGGGTTCATCTTTCATTCGGACAGGGGCGTGCAGTATGCTGCCCATCAAATGAGTGAATTGTTCAGGTTGAATATAAAAGTGACACAGAGTATGAGCAGAAAGGGTAATTGTTGGGATAATGCTGTGGCTGAATCCTTTTTTAGGTCAATTAAATGTGAGATGGTATACTTAAATGATTTCAACTATTTTCAGCAGGTCTTTCAGGCTATAAAAGAATATATAGATTGGTATAATACAAATAGGATTCATCAAGGATTGGGGTATTTAACACCCATTGAAAAAGAAAGAATTTTAAAAAATCAAGTGATTAAAAGAGCTGCCTAA
- a CDS encoding glycosyltransferase family 39 protein: protein MKDIYFSILYNSFAVLMIIILIIEISLSLEWKMMHDTPLLTYVAYLISEHDYKPYSEVFETSMPGSILFHILIGNIFGWEDFSFRICDIFLFIIFVIGIYGILSKISQRVALFGIIFWGFFYFSLGQYMQLQRDYIGVLPIILAILITISNRISNNYILQYIIIGSLVSLSFWIKPHLALGIIPIYIYLYNQRQNIKRFDIHCKLILYLGLGFIVISLPIFIWLWSIGSINEWVEIFIKYLPLHTKLSGDHEIINSFKTKINYIFDHLSLLGGLQIWLLPFSLVLCFTYLNSKLIGSKNHKIMSLLIQMSICYFIYPAISGQFWDYHWLPFNLFFIITSSLFLLEHFNVSFPVNNLKVLQLSIFLFIVVFAINISRDAIMQLKGLEPRQPLNGLVEELSNILKKETNENDLIQPIDWTAGGIHSMLLAKRKLATRYLYDYHFYHDISSPYIKYLRQDFINSLKKVKPSFMLVMLDREFVSGFDTTDKFVELDNFIEENYIPFIKTEAYILYKKI from the coding sequence TTGAAAGATATTTATTTTTCTATTCTTTATAACTCATTCGCAGTATTAATGATAATAATTTTAATTATTGAGATTTCATTAAGCTTAGAATGGAAAATGATGCATGATACACCTTTACTTACTTATGTCGCTTATTTGATTTCAGAACATGATTATAAACCATATTCAGAAGTATTTGAGACTAGCATGCCAGGTAGTATTTTATTTCATATCTTAATAGGAAATATATTTGGTTGGGAAGATTTCAGTTTTAGAATATGTGATATATTCCTTTTTATAATTTTTGTTATTGGTATATATGGTATTTTAAGTAAAATAAGTCAAAGAGTTGCTTTATTTGGAATAATATTTTGGGGTTTTTTCTATTTTTCTCTTGGTCAATACATGCAGCTACAACGAGATTATATAGGGGTATTACCAATTATTTTAGCTATATTAATTACGATATCTAATCGTATTTCAAATAATTATATACTTCAATATATTATTATTGGTTCACTAGTAAGTTTAAGTTTCTGGATTAAACCTCATCTTGCATTAGGAATAATTCCAATATATATATACTTGTATAACCAAAGACAGAATATAAAGCGATTTGATATACATTGTAAATTAATACTTTATTTAGGTTTAGGTTTTATTGTAATATCATTGCCAATATTCATTTGGTTGTGGTCAATTGGTTCTATAAATGAATGGGTAGAAATTTTCATAAAATATCTTCCATTGCATACCAAATTAAGTGGAGATCATGAAATTATTAATTCTTTTAAAACTAAGATCAATTATATTTTTGATCACCTCTCTCTTTTAGGAGGGTTACAGATATGGCTTCTTCCTTTTTCTTTAGTGCTTTGTTTTACTTATCTTAATTCTAAATTAATAGGGAGTAAAAATCATAAAATAATGAGTCTATTGATCCAAATGTCGATTTGTTATTTTATTTACCCAGCTATTTCAGGTCAGTTTTGGGATTATCATTGGCTACCTTTTAATTTATTTTTTATTATAACATCATCACTATTTTTATTGGAACATTTTAATGTCTCTTTTCCAGTAAATAATTTAAAAGTGCTTCAATTGTCGATATTTTTATTTATAGTTGTTTTTGCTATTAATATTTCTAGAGATGCAATAATGCAGTTGAAAGGCTTAGAACCAAGACAACCCTTAAATGGATTAGTGGAAGAGTTGAGTAATATTCTTAAAAAAGAAACAAATGAAAATGATTTGATCCAGCCAATTGATTGGACTGCAGGAGGAATTCATTCCATGTTATTAGCAAAAAGAAAACTTGCAACTAGATATTTATATGATTATCATTTCTATCATGACATATCTTCTCCATATATTAAATATCTTCGCCAAGACTTTATCAATTCCTTAAAAAAAGTGAAGCCAAGTTTTATGTTGGTTATGTTAGATAGAGAATTTGTATCAGGATTTGACACAACAGATAAGTTTGTAGAGCTTGATAATTTTATAGAAGAAAATTATATTCCTTTTATTAAAACTGAAGCTTATATTTTGTATAAAAAAATATAA
- a CDS encoding FAD-binding oxidoreductase codes for MNKQITNWGKFPVINVEEQKFSQKEELDRIVKNNNHFIARGLGRCYGDASLGQEVISTLKFDKVLYFDAINGEITCEAGVSFADILEFIVPKGWFLPVTPGTKFITVGGAVASDVHGKNHHLDGSFSYHINELSIYLADGSIVTCGPNNNKDLFQATCGGMGLTGIILTVKFKLKKIETAYISQKQIKAKNLEEIIELFQQYKGYTYSMAWIDCLKRGKQFGRSIMMAGEHSTIEEVKKDDPLKFPNKPKLIVPFNFPGFVLNSFSVKAFNFLYYHKNLKRQIENIIPYDPFFYPLDAILEWNRMYGKKGFVQYQFVLPLESSHQGLIDILNRISKKGMGSFLAVLKLFGKQDSIISFPMEGFTLALDFPIKKGLFEFLDELDKIVLSYGGRVYLTKDARMKHNIFWETYPNINRFVEIVNKYNPEFRFSSIQSDRLLAPYLKNRVETATKLTSSN; via the coding sequence ATGAATAAGCAAATTACTAATTGGGGAAAGTTTCCTGTCATAAATGTAGAAGAGCAAAAATTTTCCCAAAAAGAAGAGTTAGATAGAATAGTTAAAAATAATAATCATTTTATAGCCAGAGGTCTTGGTCGATGTTATGGAGATGCATCTTTAGGTCAAGAAGTTATTTCGACACTGAAATTTGATAAAGTTTTATATTTTGATGCAATTAATGGAGAAATAACATGTGAAGCAGGTGTTAGTTTTGCAGACATACTCGAATTTATCGTTCCAAAAGGTTGGTTTTTACCAGTAACACCTGGAACAAAATTTATTACAGTAGGAGGGGCCGTCGCATCAGATGTACATGGGAAAAACCATCATTTAGATGGTAGCTTTTCATATCATATAAATGAATTATCTATATACTTAGCAGATGGAAGCATAGTTACCTGTGGCCCAAATAACAATAAAGATCTATTCCAAGCAACCTGTGGAGGAATGGGACTTACAGGTATTATTTTAACTGTAAAATTCAAATTAAAGAAGATAGAAACAGCTTATATTAGCCAAAAACAAATAAAAGCAAAAAATCTAGAAGAAATAATAGAGTTATTCCAACAATATAAAGGATATACTTATTCGATGGCATGGATAGATTGTTTAAAAAGAGGTAAACAATTTGGAAGAAGTATTATGATGGCTGGAGAACATTCAACTATTGAAGAAGTAAAAAAAGACGATCCTTTAAAGTTTCCTAATAAACCTAAATTAATAGTACCTTTCAATTTTCCAGGATTTGTATTAAATAGCTTTTCAGTAAAAGCTTTTAATTTTTTGTATTATCACAAAAATTTAAAAAGGCAAATTGAAAATATAATCCCTTATGATCCTTTTTTCTATCCTTTAGATGCTATTTTAGAATGGAATAGAATGTATGGTAAAAAAGGATTTGTACAATACCAGTTTGTACTACCCTTGGAAAGTAGTCATCAAGGTCTAATAGATATACTTAATCGCATTAGTAAGAAGGGAATGGGATCTTTTCTAGCAGTTCTCAAATTATTTGGAAAACAAGATAGTATCATTTCCTTCCCAATGGAAGGCTTTACTTTAGCACTTGATTTTCCTATAAAAAAAGGATTATTTGAGTTTCTAGATGAGCTTGATAAAATTGTGTTGAGTTATGGTGGTCGAGTTTACTTAACTAAGGATGCAAGAATGAAACATAATATTTTCTGGGAAACATATCCAAATATTAATCGCTTTGTAGAAATAGTTAATAAATACAATCCTGAATTTAGGTTTTCATCAATCCAATCAGATAGACTTTTAGCTCCCTACCTAAAAAATAGAGTAGAAACTGCTACTAAGTTAACTTCAAGTAATTGA
- a CDS encoding decaprenyl-phosphate phosphoribosyltransferase, which yields MEYFNLLRPKQWIKNLFLFIPLFFSGEIFHIPKLLNVSLGFISFSLIASCVYIINDYRDIESDKKHPKKCKRPLASGSVSKREAIFVLILCLIIGFSIAFFLKPKFLFILSIYFILNLAYSFGLKNISILDVIIVATGFVLRVKCGGVLSHIYTSEWLTLMVFLLALIMAFAKRRDDVLIKAKSGSDIRKASRGYNLEFLNVALAILSAITIVSYLLYSLSMGMIEQWGTHRLYYTCLFVIAGILRYLQIAFVENESGSPTSILYKDKFIQGSILVWIISFYFIIYYPEIKIFGE from the coding sequence GTGGAATATTTCAATTTATTACGCCCTAAACAATGGATAAAAAATCTATTTTTATTCATTCCTCTATTTTTCTCTGGGGAAATTTTTCATATTCCTAAACTTCTAAATGTTTCTTTAGGATTTATTTCATTTAGTTTAATAGCTAGCTGCGTCTATATAATAAATGATTATCGTGATATTGAATCTGACAAAAAACATCCTAAGAAATGTAAAAGGCCTTTAGCTTCAGGATCTGTCTCAAAAAGAGAAGCTATTTTCGTTTTAATTTTATGCCTCATTATTGGATTTTCAATTGCATTTTTCTTAAAACCAAAGTTTTTATTCATACTTTCAATTTATTTCATTTTAAATCTAGCTTATTCTTTTGGTTTAAAAAATATATCAATTTTAGATGTCATTATTGTCGCAACTGGCTTTGTGCTTAGAGTAAAATGTGGAGGAGTACTTAGTCATATATATACTTCTGAATGGCTTACATTGATGGTATTTTTACTAGCATTAATTATGGCATTTGCTAAAAGAAGAGATGATGTTTTAATTAAAGCAAAATCAGGATCTGACATTCGAAAAGCCTCTAGGGGATACAATTTAGAGTTTCTGAATGTTGCTCTAGCAATTTTGTCAGCTATTACAATAGTAAGCTACCTCTTATATTCACTATCAATGGGTATGATTGAGCAATGGGGCACTCATCGTTTATATTATACTTGTCTTTTCGTTATAGCTGGAATTTTACGTTACCTTCAAATTGCTTTTGTTGAAAATGAAAGTGGTTCACCAACAAGTATTCTCTATAAAGACAAATTTATACAAGGTAGTATTCTTGTATGGATTATAAGTTTTTATTTTATAATCTATTATCCAGAAATTAAAATTTTTGGCGAATGA